In Ignavibacteriales bacterium, the following proteins share a genomic window:
- a CDS encoding VOC family protein: MAQINPHINFNGNAEEAFTFYRSVFGGEFAKIMRFKDISSPEFPVTENDANKIMHIALPIGKNILMANDVPESMGQTNENEHRSKISISAESKEEADKLFYGLSVGGQIEVPIGDSPWGSYFGMFRDKYGIEWMVDFDPNYNGHI, from the coding sequence ATGGCACAAATCAATCCTCACATTAACTTCAACGGAAATGCCGAAGAAGCATTTACATTTTACAGATCAGTTTTCGGCGGAGAGTTCGCAAAAATTATGCGTTTCAAAGACATATCAAGTCCTGAATTTCCGGTAACAGAAAATGATGCAAATAAAATAATGCACATTGCTTTACCTATTGGAAAAAATATTTTAATGGCAAATGACGTTCCAGAAAGTATGGGACAGACAAATGAAAACGAACATAGAAGTAAAATTTCAATAAGTGCAGAAAGCAAAGAAGAAGCAGACAAATTATTTTATGGACTTTCGGTAGGCGGACAAATTGAAGTGCCAATTGGAGACAGCCCTTGGGGTTCTTATTTTGGTATGTTTAGAGACAAATACGGTATTGAATGGATGGTAGATTTTGACCCAAACTATAACGGGCACATTTAA
- a CDS encoding 3-oxoacyl-ACP reductase FabG, whose product MISLLGKVALITGGSRGIGAAVGVTMAKAGAMVALTYGKRKQDAERTAHRVARLGSECLIIHANAASQSEVCHAVSTTIDHFGKIDILVNNAGIWKRGTIGAMTEEQWDETLDVNLKGTFLFCNAVVPFMKKQKSGKIINIASTAGQRGEPYYSHYAASKGGMIAFTKAIAAELAPSGINANCVSPGWVYTDMTSNVLGDRKKIGSINKLIPRGRVATPDEIAGPVLFLASDLANHVVGAVLNVNGGSVLFG is encoded by the coding sequence ATGATAAGCCTGCTCGGAAAAGTGGCCCTCATCACCGGAGGATCGCGCGGTATCGGCGCCGCCGTTGGCGTGACGATGGCGAAGGCCGGCGCGATGGTTGCGCTAACCTACGGCAAGAGAAAACAGGATGCAGAGCGCACAGCTCATCGCGTAGCCCGTCTTGGCAGTGAGTGTCTCATTATTCATGCGAACGCTGCGAGCCAATCAGAAGTTTGCCACGCAGTCAGCACCACCATTGATCACTTCGGGAAAATTGACATCCTGGTAAACAACGCCGGGATCTGGAAGCGTGGAACCATCGGTGCAATGACCGAGGAGCAATGGGATGAAACGCTCGACGTCAATCTCAAGGGGACGTTTCTCTTCTGCAACGCCGTTGTTCCCTTCATGAAGAAGCAGAAATCCGGCAAGATCATCAACATTGCGAGCACCGCCGGACAGAGAGGGGAACCGTACTATTCCCACTACGCTGCATCCAAGGGGGGTATGATCGCGTTCACCAAAGCCATTGCAGCGGAACTTGCGCCGTCGGGTATCAACGCGAACTGTGTGTCGCCTGGATGGGTCTACACCGACATGACGTCAAACGTCCTGGGCGATCGGAAAAAAATCGGGTCGATCAACAAACTCATCCCGAGAGGCCGGGTGGCGACTCCGGATGAAATCGCCGGTCCCGTTCTATTCCTCGCTTCGGATCTCGCAAACCATGTCGTTGGGGCAGTTCTCAACGTCAATGGTGGAAGCGTACTCTTCGGTTGA
- a CDS encoding ferrous iron transport protein A, producing the protein MKTPSMPLHQVPKGSRLIIIEIPEGRAKSQLIRLGVVKGEFIRCLERLPGGTVVIQKHRQEIAIGVALARSIFVAYAAAELPKP; encoded by the coding sequence ATGAAAACTCCTTCGATGCCCCTTCACCAGGTTCCCAAGGGGAGTCGTCTTATCATTATTGAGATTCCTGAAGGCCGGGCCAAATCACAGCTTATACGACTTGGCGTGGTCAAAGGGGAATTCATACGGTGTCTCGAGCGGCTACCGGGCGGCACCGTGGTAATCCAGAAACACAGGCAGGAAATTGCAATCGGCGTTGCGCTCGCGCGGTCTATCTTCGTTGCCTACGCCGCCGCAGAGCTTCCGAAGCCATAG
- a CDS encoding family 20 glycosylhydrolase, with translation MKKLLLVLLMTSALLSAAGQPVSSQDRAPRIIPSPQQCVTRGEPFKFTSQTRVILGERSTAEDRFTAQQLNLWLGEQRRTPLRIADEEAVRKLSKNIIYIGSPKASYAKQWLKARALTLGAELRDEGYVLESNGQEIVIVAESPRGRFYGMMTLLQLLEQQKKSIVAPGVAIRDWPRQKIRGITDDLSRGQISTMENFKTIIRFLARHKLNVYSPYIEDIFVFKNHPAIGKGRGELTAAEVKELDAYAKQYHVELIPIFETLGHWENILALPEYRKYAEFPGAHTVNVSDEAVYTILDEMIGELSAAFSSPYFNMAADESWDVGLGANKARVAASDLATVHAEHYKRLFEIIRKHKKKPMMYGDIILNNPTILDKIPKDVVIVDWHYGALEEYPSPVVFKNAGFPFVVSPAVWNFTGPFPNYINTMINIQNLNRDGFRNGSLGLLTSNWNDYGGEALRELNYYGYAWTAECAWRPLEANAAKFDSTFFRECFGDDRSALLGQSVYAWLSNALNQINWQELWRHPMLPLRQTSIPMMWREQSLLTTMPLVQGMLTELKGSARNNPEHVRLLLFVSRLAQWYAHKLDAAEQLQRAAADTAIGVPRQTVLKSALANAGGVVRELGELKEEFKSLWLRTNRSANLNFLMQRYDRQLQYWGETMRALEQSGVTTDPLIASQWIYHPQANPGRRDSTLSQIPRALFRKVFALNQPVSNAKVQLIGDTHARLWVNGVEVGEVFARRSLSLIVEHQRIKMWDVTSLLKPGDNVIAVEVANYNAFGSAGVNVYGELRSGSAATKIMSDSGWKVSQEPAEGWRLAGFDDHSWLNALPKPYPFQVIGPDFDTGRLSWIER, from the coding sequence ATGAAAAAGCTACTTCTTGTTCTTCTCATGACATCCGCATTGCTCTCGGCGGCAGGCCAGCCTGTTTCTTCGCAGGATCGCGCGCCGCGAATTATTCCCTCTCCGCAGCAATGTGTAACGAGGGGGGAACCGTTCAAATTCACATCGCAGACGCGCGTCATTCTCGGTGAACGGTCGACCGCGGAAGACCGTTTCACAGCGCAGCAGCTCAATCTCTGGCTCGGGGAGCAGCGAAGGACTCCATTGCGCATCGCCGACGAAGAAGCGGTACGGAAGCTCTCAAAGAACATCATCTACATCGGATCGCCGAAAGCTTCGTACGCGAAACAGTGGCTCAAGGCCAGGGCGCTGACTCTCGGTGCAGAACTCAGGGATGAAGGATATGTGCTCGAGTCGAACGGGCAGGAGATCGTCATCGTTGCGGAATCGCCCCGCGGCAGGTTCTACGGAATGATGACACTCCTCCAGCTTCTTGAACAGCAGAAGAAGAGTATCGTGGCGCCGGGCGTTGCGATTCGCGACTGGCCCCGGCAGAAGATACGCGGCATCACCGACGATCTGAGCCGCGGCCAAATCTCCACGATGGAAAACTTCAAGACCATCATCCGCTTTCTGGCGCGCCACAAACTGAACGTGTACTCGCCGTACATCGAGGACATTTTTGTTTTCAAGAACCACCCTGCGATTGGCAAAGGGCGGGGGGAGTTGACGGCAGCGGAGGTCAAGGAACTCGATGCCTATGCGAAACAGTACCACGTTGAACTGATACCGATCTTCGAGACGCTGGGACACTGGGAGAACATCCTGGCTCTTCCCGAGTACAGAAAATACGCGGAGTTCCCCGGAGCGCACACCGTGAACGTTTCCGACGAGGCGGTCTACACGATACTGGACGAAATGATTGGCGAGTTAAGCGCAGCCTTCAGTTCGCCGTATTTCAACATGGCCGCTGATGAATCGTGGGATGTCGGACTCGGCGCGAACAAGGCCAGAGTTGCAGCAAGCGACCTCGCCACCGTCCACGCGGAGCACTACAAGAGATTGTTCGAAATCATCCGCAAGCACAAAAAGAAACCGATGATGTACGGGGACATCATCCTGAACAACCCGACGATCCTCGACAAGATCCCCAAGGACGTGGTCATCGTCGATTGGCACTACGGAGCATTGGAGGAGTATCCGAGTCCGGTGGTCTTCAAGAACGCCGGCTTCCCCTTCGTTGTTTCCCCTGCCGTTTGGAATTTCACCGGTCCGTTTCCAAACTACATCAACACGATGATCAACATTCAGAACCTGAACCGGGACGGATTCAGAAATGGCTCGCTCGGTTTGTTGACATCGAACTGGAACGACTACGGCGGAGAAGCCCTGCGTGAGCTTAACTATTATGGATATGCATGGACGGCCGAGTGTGCATGGCGCCCGCTGGAGGCGAACGCGGCGAAGTTCGATTCCACGTTTTTCAGAGAATGTTTCGGTGATGATCGTTCGGCACTTCTCGGGCAATCGGTGTACGCGTGGCTCTCCAATGCCTTGAATCAGATCAACTGGCAGGAGCTGTGGCGGCATCCGATGCTGCCGTTGCGCCAAACAAGCATTCCGATGATGTGGCGTGAACAAAGTCTGTTGACGACCATGCCCCTCGTGCAGGGAATGCTGACTGAACTGAAGGGAAGTGCCAGGAACAATCCCGAGCACGTGCGTCTTCTCTTGTTTGTCTCGCGGCTGGCACAATGGTACGCGCACAAACTCGATGCGGCGGAACAATTACAACGCGCGGCGGCGGATACTGCAATCGGCGTTCCGCGGCAAACGGTCCTGAAGTCCGCGTTGGCAAACGCGGGGGGCGTGGTGCGGGAACTGGGCGAGTTGAAAGAAGAGTTCAAGTCGCTCTGGCTCCGGACCAACCGGAGCGCGAATCTGAATTTCCTGATGCAGCGGTACGATCGCCAGTTGCAGTACTGGGGAGAAACCATGCGCGCTCTGGAACAATCGGGCGTCACGACCGATCCGCTCATCGCAAGTCAGTGGATCTATCATCCGCAGGCAAATCCGGGCAGACGCGACTCGACGCTTTCCCAGATCCCGCGGGCACTGTTCAGAAAAGTTTTCGCTCTCAACCAGCCGGTGAGCAATGCGAAGGTTCAGCTGATCGGTGATACCCATGCGCGGCTCTGGGTGAACGGCGTCGAAGTGGGCGAGGTCTTCGCGCGACGATCGCTTTCGCTGATCGTAGAACACCAAAGGATTAAAATGTGGGATGTTACCTCGCTGCTGAAGCCGGGAGACAATGTCATTGCCGTCGAGGTTGCCAACTACAATGCATTTGGCTCGGCCGGGGTCAACGTCTATGGGGAGTTGAGGAGCGGCTCCGCAGCAACCAAAATCATGAGCGATTCCGGTTGGAAGGTCTCGCAAGAGCCGGCGGAGGGGTGGCGGCTTGCCGGATTTGATGACCACAGTTGGCTGAACGCTTTGCCAAAGCCGTATCCGTTTCAGGTCATCGGACCGGATTTCGACACCGGGAGGCTGTCCTGGATCGAACGGTAG
- a CDS encoding hemolysin family protein encodes MEYFLDTLLVLFIVFLNGYFVAAEFALVKVRLTQIEPLAAKGNRRAKVAREIIKHLDLYLSATQVGITMTSLALGWVGEPLVAGKLLPLFQSLGIENSNLIHGISFAVAFSIITALHIILGEQAPKWLAIQKPSATTLWVAYPLYVFSAVLKPVIWLLNISANGILRLIGLKVSGSAELAHSEEELRLILAREQQGSAASKNIVLNAMDFRRKQARHSMIPRTEMVMLSLAAPVQENLKVMRTHKYSRYPVYKDSLDNVVAIVYTKDIFKQDRDHNPDFSLESVLRDATFLPETVSIEKALETMLQRKTHMVILADEYGGTAGLITLENVLEELVGPIQDEFDREAPEVIKLNEGEYVVEASVTTNEVEQLINVELSPKDILSIGAFLLEQLGHIPVNGESVRVNGVEFTVEQITDRVIDRIRVKKLPPPPEEETENS; translated from the coding sequence GTGGAATACTTCCTCGACACTCTCCTGGTTCTTTTCATCGTTTTCCTCAACGGTTATTTCGTTGCGGCTGAATTTGCCCTCGTTAAGGTACGGCTCACGCAGATCGAGCCGCTCGCTGCGAAAGGGAACCGGCGCGCAAAAGTGGCGCGGGAAATCATCAAACATCTCGATCTCTATCTCTCCGCAACGCAGGTCGGCATTACAATGACGAGCCTTGCGCTGGGCTGGGTCGGCGAGCCGCTTGTTGCGGGCAAGCTCCTTCCTCTCTTTCAGAGCCTTGGGATCGAGAATTCAAACCTGATCCACGGCATTTCGTTTGCCGTTGCGTTTTCGATTATTACGGCTCTTCACATCATTCTTGGGGAGCAGGCCCCAAAGTGGCTGGCAATTCAGAAACCATCCGCCACCACGCTTTGGGTTGCTTATCCTCTGTACGTCTTCTCTGCAGTGCTCAAGCCAGTGATCTGGCTCCTGAACATCTCCGCCAACGGCATTCTTCGCCTGATAGGGCTGAAGGTTTCCGGAAGCGCCGAACTGGCGCACTCGGAGGAAGAACTGAGACTCATCCTCGCACGCGAGCAGCAGGGATCGGCTGCAAGTAAGAACATCGTGTTGAATGCGATGGATTTCCGCCGGAAGCAGGCACGGCATTCGATGATACCCAGGACGGAAATGGTGATGCTCTCGCTCGCCGCACCTGTGCAGGAAAACCTGAAGGTTATGCGCACCCACAAGTATTCCCGGTATCCGGTATACAAGGACTCCCTCGACAACGTTGTGGCCATCGTCTATACTAAAGACATCTTCAAACAGGACCGCGATCACAATCCTGATTTTTCTCTCGAATCGGTCTTGCGAGATGCAACGTTCCTGCCCGAGACAGTGAGTATCGAAAAAGCTCTCGAGACGATGCTCCAGCGCAAAACGCACATGGTCATTCTTGCCGATGAATACGGCGGAACGGCGGGACTCATTACGCTCGAAAATGTGCTCGAAGAACTCGTCGGCCCGATCCAGGACGAATTTGACCGCGAAGCTCCCGAAGTGATAAAGCTCAACGAGGGAGAGTACGTGGTGGAAGCGAGTGTGACGACCAACGAGGTCGAGCAGCTCATCAACGTCGAATTGTCGCCGAAAGACATTCTCTCCATCGGCGCCTTTCTGCTGGAGCAGCTCGGACACATTCCCGTCAACGGCGAGAGCGTGCGCGTCAACGGGGTCGAATTCACCGTCGAGCAGATCACCGACCGCGTCATCGACCGAATCCGGGTGAAGAAGCTTCCGCCTCCTCCAGAAGAGGAAACCGAAAACTCGTAG
- the feoB gene encoding ferrous iron transport protein B — protein sequence MPNHSTSGASHPAPPDHIEKHRHAGFDVADIDAPGMTVALVGNPNVGKSLVFNYMSGMYVDVSNYPGTTVELTKGRYKSYDVYDTPGVYGISSFTAEEAVTRDLVLRSDIVLNVVDAAHLERDLFLTQQLVDMGKKVAVLLNFMDEVKKLGLTIDTRLLSDSLGVPVFQTTATTRSGFDQIDAALAQARRGEQDPSLHHKLHTMLSVTGSEAEALLILEGDEATAQRHGVATGHDREPLYIERRNRVNLIINAVLSEGDTRTRIATLFGRWAVNVWTGIPLLLGALYLVYLFVGKLVAQDLVNFTEKTLGKGLWEPWISGIVTKFVSPDSWFGTILVGEFGVVTMTITYLIFLLLPLVIAFYLALAMLEDSGYLPRLATLVDRSLNALGLNGAAVIPLILGFGCVTMATITTRLLGSEREKTIAAAILQFAIPCSAQLAVVAALLAGAGFGAMLIYTVTILVVFVAVGTILDRILPGAATPLLIDLPPMRFPRLDNVARKTAYRSYFFMKEATPWFFLGALGVGIMQVTGLLTVWQNILAPLTTGWLQLPREAATAFVMGMVRRDFGAAGLYVLALKPHQIVVALVTITLFTPCIASLMVMLKERGWKEAMLVWTGTWVVAFFVGGVLSQILI from the coding sequence ATGCCCAATCATTCCACATCTGGCGCATCTCATCCGGCGCCTCCTGATCACATCGAGAAACATCGTCACGCCGGTTTCGATGTCGCAGACATCGATGCGCCGGGCATGACTGTTGCGCTCGTGGGGAATCCAAACGTCGGAAAGTCTCTCGTCTTCAACTATATGTCGGGGATGTACGTCGACGTTTCAAATTACCCCGGCACAACGGTCGAGCTGACGAAGGGGCGTTACAAGTCATACGACGTCTACGACACTCCAGGCGTCTACGGCATTTCTTCGTTCACAGCGGAAGAAGCGGTGACGCGCGATCTCGTTCTCCGCTCAGATATTGTCCTCAACGTTGTCGATGCCGCTCACCTCGAGCGCGACCTTTTTCTCACGCAGCAGCTCGTTGACATGGGAAAGAAGGTCGCTGTCCTACTCAACTTCATGGACGAGGTGAAGAAGCTCGGCCTCACGATCGACACCCGGCTTCTTTCAGATTCTCTCGGCGTTCCGGTCTTCCAGACAACAGCAACCACCCGTTCGGGCTTCGATCAAATTGATGCTGCCCTCGCGCAAGCCCGCAGGGGCGAACAGGATCCATCCCTCCATCACAAGCTTCACACAATGTTGAGCGTCACGGGATCTGAAGCCGAGGCACTCCTCATACTCGAAGGCGATGAAGCGACAGCACAACGCCATGGCGTTGCGACAGGGCACGACCGCGAACCGCTCTACATAGAGCGCCGCAACAGGGTCAACCTTATCATCAATGCTGTCCTTTCCGAGGGCGACACGCGGACACGTATCGCAACGCTCTTTGGACGCTGGGCCGTGAACGTGTGGACGGGGATCCCGCTCCTCCTCGGTGCGCTGTATCTCGTCTACCTGTTCGTCGGAAAGCTGGTCGCGCAGGACCTCGTGAACTTCACAGAGAAGACGCTCGGCAAAGGTCTCTGGGAACCATGGATCAGCGGCATCGTCACGAAATTCGTTTCGCCCGATTCCTGGTTTGGCACCATTCTCGTCGGTGAGTTCGGTGTCGTCACGATGACTATCACCTACCTCATCTTTCTTCTGCTCCCATTGGTGATCGCATTCTATCTCGCCCTTGCCATGCTGGAGGATAGCGGGTATCTTCCGCGCCTCGCGACGCTGGTTGACAGAAGCCTCAATGCTCTTGGGCTCAACGGCGCCGCGGTCATTCCCTTGATTCTCGGATTCGGCTGCGTCACGATGGCAACGATCACGACACGTCTCCTCGGAAGTGAACGCGAGAAGACTATTGCCGCCGCGATTCTACAGTTCGCCATTCCGTGTTCAGCTCAGCTTGCTGTGGTGGCCGCGCTTCTGGCTGGAGCAGGTTTCGGCGCTATGCTGATTTACACGGTGACGATTCTTGTCGTCTTCGTTGCCGTGGGGACGATTCTCGACCGTATCCTTCCCGGAGCCGCAACGCCGCTCCTGATCGATTTGCCTCCCATGCGGTTTCCCCGGTTGGATAACGTTGCGCGAAAGACTGCATACCGATCGTACTTCTTCATGAAAGAAGCGACCCCCTGGTTCTTTCTGGGCGCGCTGGGTGTCGGCATTATGCAAGTAACGGGACTTCTTACCGTCTGGCAGAATATTCTCGCTCCCCTGACAACGGGCTGGCTGCAATTGCCTCGTGAAGCGGCAACCGCATTTGTCATGGGAATGGTCCGAAGGGACTTCGGGGCCGCCGGGCTTTATGTTCTCGCATTGAAACCTCATCAGATCGTCGTTGCGCTCGTGACGATTACTCTGTTTACCCCCTGCATCGCGTCACTGATGGTGATGCTGAAGGAACGGGGATGGAAGGAAGCGATGCTGGTCTGGACCGGAACGTGGGTCGTGGCATTCTTCGTGGGGGGCGTGTTGTCACAGATACTCATATGA
- a CDS encoding histone H1, protein MNRYQELLDLIQTFQKDFEKFYVKGNKSAGTRVRKHMASLKRKAQEVRNEVQEVKQKMVGGEGDNPQS, encoded by the coding sequence ATGAACCGTTATCAAGAACTTCTTGATCTGATCCAAACGTTTCAAAAGGACTTTGAGAAATTCTATGTGAAGGGAAACAAATCGGCCGGCACACGTGTGCGGAAACACATGGCATCCTTGAAACGAAAAGCTCAGGAAGTCCGGAACGAAGTACAGGAAGTCAAACAGAAAATGGTCGGAGGAGAAGGGGATAATCCCCAGTCCTGA
- a CDS encoding AAA domain-containing protein: MSSPATGSTESFLFAQPAQALREERAKLQSARTEIILFGGEQVGSMAGFFYYRFELPEDLALRPVDRVSCSFNQLQPVTMDGRIVGFENQYIVIALPMDFGPLLPEIKCKWSYDDHLPFVADMLAAVRAEHPVSSVLLHPEGSGNTHTASPEPVQVPNVPAEVTEVAKKILQNRVSYLWGPVRSGKTSTLALIALSYLKAGKSVLLTATTTLQTDQLLLKTLALARDAGIDLNGLTSRVGLPAYPSAAVLAPVSFENEVETKRTDKKKQLEERVALLRSYWKTKIHQYLHDDYYTRLTELRERTNESRKQLEKLRDETAALKEIITRAQNASMMEKFKKGFSKEEAAAAQKQLTEKLMLMKKLQPVQQALTTELMRVESQAPIESGELKEYQVAVRRLGELGGIKNVTDEVDNLSAVDETALVSTKRCVAASLTWFFSDQRVRDRNFDLILVDDAERVAPAYLAALSAKATAAMVIAGDPFQPGPESFSKSDLAEEWIQQDIFLKIAQTEQLNQLHEWTQKNPTWCFQLMAHVATALKLSRFVSAFFFDNKLQVQERPGTGGAIVVLDTSDAKSTCRQYLGKKSLIPFNDVQTKRTMDVVKHALARGQRRASDVGIIVPFPGTTLYTKLQLRLQGIRNVEVGTPATYFGRRKKVIIFDLSMAGVDYTMRYLDDRKIGEHRLARFLNSVLSCVEEDLYVVADMGHFKTVYRDRLITKFLMLLQAQSSAAPPLSASAKTFDDMSWDVREKLLSPAAGGPGAAAEKKQADSPASAQDVELDVRMKMMAKLQPQQVFTGRDFDQEIYLAAHRVLGLRKDANLLSQYLGGDLLFRYSIGTELAAARLPLDGCRNEDEFRKTMERWNLLVYEMSGAGKTDLSFFAKQTPEARVRWDINNLRAYYSSAMEAVVEESKHRIATSVSKVFQECLGKNQPANPIEWSTAYLNFLGKMEAYLAWISEQLRH, encoded by the coding sequence ATGAGTTCTCCAGCTACCGGATCAACAGAATCTTTCCTCTTCGCTCAGCCGGCTCAAGCGCTGCGGGAGGAACGCGCAAAACTGCAGAGTGCACGCACCGAGATCATTCTCTTCGGCGGCGAACAGGTCGGTTCGATGGCCGGATTCTTCTACTACCGGTTTGAGCTGCCCGAAGACCTTGCTCTCCGCCCTGTCGATCGCGTGTCGTGCAGTTTCAACCAGTTGCAGCCCGTGACGATGGACGGCAGGATTGTCGGCTTTGAAAACCAGTACATCGTCATCGCTCTCCCCATGGATTTTGGCCCCCTTCTTCCGGAGATCAAATGTAAGTGGAGCTACGACGATCACCTCCCGTTCGTGGCTGATATGCTTGCCGCAGTGCGCGCAGAACATCCGGTTTCTTCGGTGCTTTTGCATCCCGAGGGTTCCGGCAACACGCACACAGCTTCCCCCGAGCCTGTTCAGGTCCCCAACGTCCCTGCGGAAGTAACTGAGGTTGCCAAAAAAATCCTGCAGAACCGCGTCTCCTATCTTTGGGGACCGGTTCGATCCGGCAAAACCAGTACGCTGGCACTGATCGCCCTGAGTTATCTCAAAGCTGGAAAAAGCGTGCTCCTCACGGCAACTACCACACTGCAGACGGATCAGCTTCTTCTGAAAACGCTTGCACTTGCCAGGGATGCAGGCATCGACCTCAATGGGTTGACAAGCCGGGTCGGTCTCCCTGCCTATCCCTCGGCAGCTGTCCTGGCTCCAGTCTCATTCGAGAACGAGGTCGAGACGAAGCGGACCGACAAGAAGAAGCAGCTGGAAGAACGGGTTGCGCTGCTGAGGTCGTACTGGAAGACGAAAATTCATCAGTATCTCCACGATGATTATTACACGCGGCTCACTGAACTTCGCGAGCGAACGAATGAATCGCGGAAACAGCTCGAGAAACTCCGGGATGAAACCGCCGCCCTCAAAGAGATAATCACGCGCGCACAAAACGCGTCGATGATGGAAAAATTCAAGAAGGGTTTCAGCAAGGAAGAAGCAGCTGCGGCACAAAAGCAGCTCACTGAGAAACTGATGCTGATGAAGAAACTCCAGCCTGTCCAGCAGGCTCTTACGACGGAGCTGATGCGGGTGGAGTCCCAGGCACCAATTGAATCGGGAGAGCTGAAGGAATACCAGGTGGCAGTCAGACGCCTCGGTGAATTGGGGGGGATCAAGAACGTAACCGATGAAGTTGACAACCTGAGCGCCGTGGATGAGACTGCGCTCGTCTCGACGAAGCGGTGTGTCGCTGCGAGCCTGACATGGTTTTTCTCCGACCAGCGCGTCCGCGATCGTAATTTTGACCTGATCCTTGTTGACGACGCAGAACGCGTCGCACCTGCATACCTCGCTGCGCTGTCAGCGAAGGCAACCGCCGCGATGGTGATTGCAGGGGACCCGTTTCAGCCTGGACCGGAATCGTTCTCCAAGAGTGACCTGGCGGAAGAGTGGATTCAGCAGGATATATTCCTCAAGATTGCGCAGACAGAGCAGTTGAACCAGCTGCACGAATGGACCCAGAAGAACCCGACATGGTGCTTTCAGCTGATGGCGCACGTTGCCACAGCCTTGAAGCTCTCTCGGTTCGTATCCGCATTCTTCTTCGACAACAAGCTTCAGGTGCAGGAGCGTCCCGGGACGGGGGGGGCGATCGTGGTTCTCGACACGAGCGACGCAAAATCGACCTGCCGGCAATACCTTGGAAAGAAGAGCCTCATTCCGTTCAACGATGTGCAGACGAAACGGACCATGGATGTTGTCAAACACGCGCTCGCGCGGGGTCAGCGCCGCGCAAGCGACGTAGGGATTATCGTACCCTTCCCTGGGACGACGCTCTATACAAAGCTCCAGCTGCGGCTTCAGGGCATCCGGAATGTCGAGGTGGGCACGCCTGCGACGTACTTCGGCCGGCGAAAGAAAGTAATTATCTTCGATCTCTCCATGGCCGGCGTTGACTACACCATGCGCTATCTTGACGACCGGAAGATCGGGGAACACCGTCTTGCGCGCTTCCTTAATTCAGTCCTCTCGTGCGTCGAAGAAGATCTCTACGTTGTCGCCGATATGGGTCATTTCAAAACCGTGTATCGGGACCGGCTGATCACGAAGTTTCTCATGCTGCTGCAGGCACAATCGAGCGCTGCGCCTCCGCTCAGCGCCAGTGCAAAAACGTTTGACGACATGAGCTGGGATGTCCGGGAAAAACTCCTGAGCCCTGCTGCCGGAGGACCGGGGGCAGCCGCTGAGAAGAAGCAGGCGGATTCGCCGGCGAGCGCACAGGATGTAGAGTTGGACGTACGGATGAAGATGATGGCCAAGCTTCAACCACAGCAAGTTTTCACCGGCAGGGATTTTGACCAGGAAATCTACCTTGCCGCACATCGTGTGCTGGGATTGAGAAAAGACGCAAACCTCCTGTCACAGTACCTTGGCGGCGATCTCCTCTTCCGTTACTCGATCGGAACTGAACTTGCCGCCGCGCGCCTGCCCCTGGACGGCTGCCGCAACGAGGACGAATTCCGGAAGACGATGGAGCGATGGAACCTGCTCGTCTACGAAATGTCCGGCGCAGGAAAAACCGACCTTTCGTTCTTCGCGAAGCAGACGCCGGAAGCACGCGTGCGTTGGGACATCAACAATCTGCGCGCGTACTACTCGTCGGCAATGGAAGCAGTCGTCGAGGAGAGCAAGCATCGTATCGCGACCTCGGTGTCGAAGGTGTTCCAGGAGTGTCTCGGCAAGAACCAGCCTGCCAATCCGATCGAATGGTCGACCGCGTACTTGAACTTCCTCGGCAAGATGGAAGCGTACCTCGCGTGGATTTCGGAGCAATTGCGCCACTAG
- a CDS encoding metal-sulfur cluster assembly factor yields the protein MDEEQTSGITKEAVYEALRDCYDPEIPVDVVSLGLIYGVTIVDDWVGVKMTLTTPGCPASNMISEDVKQRVKKIPGVGDADVRIVWQPEWKPAMMSEEARRKLASNK from the coding sequence ATGGACGAAGAACAAACAAGCGGCATCACAAAAGAAGCAGTGTACGAAGCTCTCCGGGATTGCTACGATCCCGAGATTCCGGTTGACGTGGTGAGTCTGGGTCTGATCTACGGCGTTACAATCGTCGATGACTGGGTTGGCGTGAAAATGACTCTTACAACTCCGGGCTGTCCGGCAAGCAACATGATTTCGGAAGACGTGAAGCAGCGGGTCAAGAAAATCCCCGGGGTCGGGGATGCCGACGTGCGCATTGTCTGGCAGCCCGAGTGGAAACCGGCGATGATGAGCGAAGAAGCGAGAAGAAAGCTCGCGTCGAACAAGTAA